TCGGTCGGAAGATTGGTGGAAACCTTTTGCAAGCCCTTGACAACACTCAAATCTATATCCCCATCTTCTCTAAGGGTTTCGCTTCCAGTCCGTGGTGTCTCCGTGAGGTTGCTCATATGGTAGATTGCACTTCAAAGTCGGATGGGAAGAAGGAGATCCTCCCTATTTTTTTCGATGTGGAGCCCGATGATGTCAAGCTCAAAACAGAATTGTATAGAAATGCCCTGTCTATGCATAAGAATAAGTATGGCCCCGATGAGGTGAAGCGCTGGGAAGTTGCTCTTATTGAGGTTCCAACTAGAGTTGGTTGGAAGCTGGAAGGAAAAGGGTAAGTTTTTCCGCAACTCTTTCAGAGTTACTAATTTTAATATGATCTGTCCgggactttttttcttttagctcttcacacccaaaaaaaaaaaaaaaaaaaaaagaacaattctCTCTTGGGTAGTGATGGAGCTTCACACTGCTCGATGCAGCATTCAAGCTTGGCACGTCACCGTTATTTTAACGTCTCCTCAAAATCTAGAGGGAGGTTCATTAGATGTGGACGTTTTCACCTCTATGTTGACAAGTGTCTCGATGCGTCTCCCGATATCATAGAGATCTCCCGGGGAGATGCGACTTGGAGACGCagtataaattgaaattttgttaaTGAACAGTAAGGAAAAATAGTCATGAAGGTATGATTAGATTACTTTCCACTATTCTCTCCCCTTCAACCAACTACGAAATGACccaaatttcttcattttctcttaatCACTGTGTTTAAACCCAGTCAATGAGAGTCGGCAGCGGTTTAGTGTTAAATCCAATCAATGGGAATATGGACAACGACAACAGCTAATACGAGGCCTTTTactataatttgattttcattgtAACTTGAGATTATTATGTTTAAAcggattcaattttttttttttttaaaaaaaccgCCACCATTTGTAAAACATTCTTGATGTTTTTCATATATGTTATTCAAATAGCTTATGCTTGAAAGTTAGGAACAAGTGCAttgccattattttctcaatctGACCGTCCACCGTCACTTTGCCCGGCAGGTACGGGGAActtataaaattgattgttcAAGAGCTTCTACATAAGCTGAAGGGGAAGGATAGACCTCTTCCCGACTATCTAGTTGAAATGGATGATTTAGTACAAATAGAGAAACCGTTGGATGCTAACTCTAATGACCATGTACGATTCCTTATAATCCATGGAATAGGTGGTATTGGTAAATCAACTCTTGCTAGTATTATCTTCAACCGATCCCGGTCTAAATTCAATTGTAGTAGTTACCTTGATGATGTTCCATGTCAAGGTCTTTTAGATGTGCGAAAGAAACTGCTATCTGACACACTAGGCTCAACCTCTATTATTGGAATCCTCGACACCAATGATGGGATCGATCGCATAAGAAGAGGACTTAGTAACAAGAAAGTTCTGGTTGTTGTTGATAATGTGGACGAGAAGAGGCAACTCGAGAACCTCGCAGGGAGACatgattggtttggttttggaagtaggatcattattACAATCAGGGACAAAAGCACAATACTTGATAAGGACAACCAAATGCCACCTAGCAATTACTTGGCCTACCCAATGAAGGAGATGCCCATGGTTCAAGCAATTCGGCTTTTCAGCAAGCATGCCTTTAGAAGTGATACTCCTCCAAGAGATTGCTACAATTTTTTGGAAAGAGTCGTTTCAAGCATAGGAAGGCTTCCTTTGACTCTAGAAGTAGTGGGTTCTCTTTTCGCCAACACGGTCAGATCAGAATGGGATGAGACATTGGAGGACTTAAAGCAAGTCCCGCATAAGCACGTCcgaaatacattgatgataaGTATCAACAAATTGGAGGACATAGAAATGGCCATATTCCTAGACATAGCATGTTTTTGCATCGGGAGTATAAGACTTATGCAGATTACATGTGGCGTAGTAGTGGATATTCTCCACGCAGCGTGATTGATGTTCTTCTCCTCATGTCGTTGATGAAGATTGATGAGTTCAATAggttttggatgcatgatgaaATTCGAGATCTAGGAAGGTACATTGTCAAGGAAGAGAATTTTGAAGATGCTGGAGAGCGCCGTTGGGTGCAAATTGATGAGAATACTCTAGATATACTGAGTAACAACGAGGTGAAAGTTATTACGAGTAGaagacataatcaatcaagcaaaatcTTTGgtcatgtgcattaaaatgagaATGTCCTGCTTTGCTTTCTAACttatagagaaatagaaaggaACTTTTAAACAACAAAAGTATATGTTTTCATGCCTTACCCATGTGAAACGAGAATAAAGCTAATGCGCCATTTGGTtagttcaaattcttcatttcttgttttagagagaatgaaaatgagttctttgtccttaccaaaaaaaaaattctttgtttccttgaaatgGTGTTTAGTTTGTGAAAAGACCGAGGAAATTAACTTCGCATGgacattttaaatatgtttGGTTTGTCTCGTTTTCAAGTTAAGAAGAGTGCTgattattttgttataacgtGGGTCTGATTTAATTAGTTTGGGGTCAAAGAAGAACCACTTATATTGTTGACTACTTGCATTGGTTTTTTACTTCGTTTGTTGTATATTCAATCTTTATTCTCTGATGTTGCTGGCAGGAAAAAACGAGCTGTACGAGCACTCAGTTTGGGTATTAGTCATGACTTAATACCTGAAGAATTAGCCTATTTGCCAATGCTGAGGTTTCTTGGAGGGGAAAGACTGAATTTTGTAGGTGACTTCAAGAATCTTCTTCATAGtctaagatggctttcttggcgtCATTGCCCGCACGATTTTTCAGCGACAAATCTTCACTTGGTGAATTTGGTCGTGCTCGACCTTTCATCAAGCGACATCACCCacaattggggtggatggagGCATATCGAGGTACTAACACGCCTCGCTCAAGTTCGCTTTGAATTCTATCAATTGTGTTTCATATTCTCATACTTTTTGTCAGCATGTAATATGCCTTCTTTTTCCATAGCAGATGgcaaaaaagttgaaaattctaGATTTGACATGCTGCAATGAGTTAACCAAGACACCTGATTTTTTGGAGTTTGGCAAGTTGGAGAAACTGATTCTCGCTGGCTGTGAGCAATTATCTACAATTGATAGCTCAATCGGTAAGCTAAAATTGCTAAATACTTTGAAtattgagggatgtgcatgcCTTGAAGGGTTGCCTGAAGAAATTGGTTCTTTAGAATACTTGTCGGAGATTATCATGCCTTGCTTCGGCAAATCGTTCAAACTTCCTGAGACACTAGGCGATCTaaaatctttgacaaagtttgaaattcaatttcatccGGGTATCTACCGACTTCCTTATTCCATAGGAATGTTGAATCTCACACGTTTGGTTTTGTCTAACTGCAAGAATCTTTATGAGCTTCAGATTCTATCGGGAATTGGAATTAttagttgagttggatttaaaactcTCGGGGATCTGTTCTCCCGATTCCATTGGAAGGTTGAGGAATCTCAAGCATTTGCTTTTGTTTGGGTGTGAGAATTTACATGAGCTTCCAGACTCTATCGGGGAACTAGAATCATTGGTGGAGTTGGATTTAGAACTCTCAGGGATCTCCATTCTCCCAAATTCCATTGGAAGGTTGATGAATTTCCTACATTTGTCTTTTTCTAAATGCAAGAATCTACATGAGCTTCCAGATTTTATTGAGGAACAAGAATCATTAGTCAATTTGGATTTAAGTTACTCAGAATATCGATCTCCCTTATTCTATTGGAAGATTAAAGGATCTCAAGCATTTACTTTTATCTGAATGCAAGAATCTACATGAGCTTCCAAACTCTATTGGGGAACTAAAATCATTGATCAAGTTAGATTTAAAACTCTCAGGGGTATCCATTCTCCCTGATTCCATTGAAAGGCTGAAGAATCTAAAGCATTTGCTTTTATCGAATGTAAGAATCTAAATGATCTTCCGAACTCTATTGGGAAACTAGAATATTTGGTCGAGTTAGATTTATCGCTTTCAGGGATTTCTGATCTCCCTAATTCTATTGGAAGATTAAGGAATCTCGAGCATTTACTTTTATTTGGATGCAAGAATCTAAATGATCTTCCGAACTCTATTGGGGAACTAAAATCATTGGTCGAGTTAAATTTAAAACTCTCGGGGATCTCTATTCTCctaattccattggaaggttaaGGAATCTTaagcatttgattttatttggatGCGAAAATTTGCATGAGCTTCCAGACTCTGTTGGGAAATTACAATCATtggttgagttggatttaaaactcTCGAGAATCTCCGTTCTCCCGGATTCCATTGGAAGGTTGACGAATTTCACGCATTTATCTTTTTCTGGATGTGACAATCTAAATGAGCTTCCGGACTCTATTGGAAAACTAGAATCATTGGTTGAGttagatttaaaattttcgGGGATCTCTGTTCTTCctgattccattggaaggttaaAAGATCTCAAGCATTTACTTTTATCCGGATGCAAGAATCTACATGAACTTTCTGATTCTATTGGGGAACTAGAATCATTGGTCAAATTGGATTTAAAACTCTCGAAGATCTGTGTTCTCCCTGATTTTATTGGAAGGTTGACGAGTTTAACGCATTTGTCTATTTCTGGATGCAAGAATCTATATGAGCTTCCAGACTCTATTGGGGAAATGAAATTATTGGTTGAATTGGATTTAAAATCCTCGGGGATCTCCCTTCTCCCCGATTCCATTGAAAATCTAAGGAGATTAAAAGTCTTAAATGTGGCATACACAAAGATACACACAATGCCCTATGCTCTCGGAGGGGTAAAGACACTTGAAGAGCTCGATGCCTCGTT
This region of Eucalyptus grandis isolate ANBG69807.140 chromosome 8, ASM1654582v1, whole genome shotgun sequence genomic DNA includes:
- the LOC104414062 gene encoding disease resistance protein RUN1, with translation MASVTNASGMEFEVFLSFRGPDTRDHFTSCLYSQMVEKGIRVFKDNEELRVGRKIGGNLLQALDNTQIYIPIFSKGFASSPWCLREVAHMVDCTSKSDGKKEILPIFFDVEPDDVKLKTELYRNALSMHKNKYGPDEVKRWEVALIEVPTRVGWKLEGKGYGELIKLIVQELLHKLKGKDRPLPDYLVEMDDLVQIEKPLDANSNDHVRFLIIHGIGGIGKSTLASIIFNRSRSKFNCSSYLDDVPCQGLLDVRKKLLSDTLGSTSIIGILDTNDGIDRIRRGLSNKKVLVVVDNVDEKRQLENLAGRHDWFGFGSRIIITIRDKSTILDKDNQMPPSNYLAYPMKEMPMVQAIRLFSKHAFRSDTPPRDCYNFLERVVSSIGRLPLTLEVVGSLFANTVRSEWDETLEDLKQVPHKHVRNTLMINYMWRSSGYSPRSVIDVLLLMSLMKIDEFNRFWMHDEIRDLGRKKRAVRALSLGISHDLIPEELAYLPMLRFLGGERLNFVGDFKNLLHSLRWLSWRHCPHDFSATNLHLVNLVVLDLSSSDITHNWGGWRHIEMAKKLKILDLTCCNELTKTPDFLEFGKLEKLILAGCEQLSTIDSSIGKLKLLNTLNIEGCACLEGLPEEIGSLEYLSEIIMPCFGKSFKLPETLGDLKSLTKFEIQFHPGIYRLPYSIGMLNLTRLVLSNCKNLYELQILSGIGIIS